A window from Chlamydia gallinacea 08-1274/3 encodes these proteins:
- a CDS encoding DUF1343 domain-containing protein — protein sequence MKITRVCLLFTLIFPSWGFSQVLVGLDRVFEEEVYLSWLQGKTITLVSHHAAINREGKDALTIFQENKDRCSLCVLGTLEHGYYGASPAGSPGVVPEDPGLRTVSLYGLKEIPEDVVHDSDVLVYDVQDIGVRSYTFILTLLQLVCTAEKYKKTLIILDRPNPMGGKVIDGPMPLSYSVGNPEIPYCYGMTPGELALFYKAKYASHADVRVVPMQGWKRSMTFAQTGLRWIPTSPQIPDAETTFFYATTGVIGALSITSIGIGYTLPFRLIGAPWMDGKLVAQKLNEAQLPGISFYPFYYEPFFGKYKMECCSGVLLLLENPEQFLPMETQCTILSILKALYPEQVRMALKAVKKLPQRYEAISRYLGEEKFMQICCNDQYVLWPLKQLCLEGRQKFRIVRKPFLLPEYGEE from the coding sequence ATGAAAATAACTAGAGTATGTTTGTTATTTACCTTAATTTTCCCCTCTTGGGGATTTTCTCAGGTTTTAGTCGGCTTAGATCGTGTTTTTGAAGAAGAGGTTTATCTATCTTGGTTACAGGGAAAGACGATTACATTAGTTTCTCATCATGCTGCGATTAACCGTGAAGGAAAAGATGCATTGACTATTTTCCAAGAAAATAAAGATCGATGTTCTTTATGTGTTCTTGGTACTTTAGAACACGGCTATTATGGCGCATCTCCTGCAGGCTCTCCAGGGGTTGTTCCAGAAGATCCTGGCTTGCGTACGGTATCCTTATATGGATTAAAAGAAATTCCTGAAGATGTTGTTCACGATAGCGATGTTCTTGTCTACGATGTACAAGATATAGGAGTGCGTTCCTATACATTTATTCTCACGTTATTGCAACTGGTCTGTACTGCAGAAAAGTATAAGAAGACGTTAATTATCTTGGATCGTCCTAATCCCATGGGAGGGAAGGTAATTGATGGACCTATGCCTCTTTCTTACTCAGTGGGTAATCCAGAGATTCCTTACTGTTATGGTATGACTCCTGGAGAACTTGCTTTGTTCTATAAAGCGAAATATGCTTCTCATGCAGATGTTCGCGTGGTTCCTATGCAAGGGTGGAAGCGTTCCATGACCTTTGCTCAAACCGGATTGCGTTGGATTCCCACGAGCCCACAGATTCCAGATGCAGAAACAACATTTTTTTATGCTACTACAGGAGTAATAGGGGCGTTGTCTATAACAAGCATAGGCATAGGCTATACTTTGCCGTTCCGATTGATTGGTGCACCTTGGATGGATGGAAAGTTAGTTGCTCAAAAGCTCAATGAAGCGCAATTACCTGGAATTTCTTTTTATCCCTTTTATTATGAGCCCTTTTTTGGAAAGTATAAAATGGAGTGTTGCTCAGGAGTTTTACTGTTGTTAGAAAATCCAGAGCAATTTTTGCCTATGGAGACCCAATGTACTATTTTAAGCATATTAAAAGCCTTATATCCGGAACAAGTACGCATGGCTTTGAAGGCAGTCAAGAAACTTCCTCAACGCTATGAAGCAATTTCTCGTTATCTAGGAGAAGAAAAATTTATGCAAATCTGTTGCAATGATCAGTATGTTCTTTGGCCATTAAAGCAATTATGCTTAGAAGGGAGACAAAAGTTTCGTATTGTTCGTAAACCGTTTTTACTTCCTGAATATGGAGAGGAATAA
- the rdgB gene encoding RdgB/HAM1 family non-canonical purine NTP pyrophosphatase: MKIVIASSHGYKIRETKAFLKHIGDFDIFSLTDFPDYCAPKETGSFPEENALAKGLHAAQELHSWVIADDTMLMVPALHGLPGKLSATFAGENATDKDHCKHLLKQMQHLESIVDRSAYFECCIVLASPQGQFFKARGICEGYISHQEKGSSGFGYDSLFLKYDYKHTFAELSEEVKNQVSHRAKALQKLTPYLQNLLESSLVFRS, encoded by the coding sequence ATGAAAATAGTCATCGCCAGTTCTCACGGTTATAAAATAAGAGAAACTAAGGCTTTTTTAAAACACATAGGAGATTTTGATATTTTTTCATTAACGGATTTCCCTGACTACTGCGCTCCCAAAGAAACAGGATCGTTTCCCGAAGAAAATGCCCTAGCCAAAGGTCTCCACGCTGCACAAGAATTGCACTCGTGGGTTATTGCTGACGATACCATGCTTATGGTTCCCGCTCTCCATGGGTTACCAGGAAAACTTTCAGCCACATTCGCTGGAGAAAATGCTACAGATAAAGACCACTGTAAACATCTGTTAAAACAAATGCAGCATTTAGAAAGTATTGTTGATCGCTCAGCTTATTTTGAATGCTGTATTGTTTTAGCATCTCCCCAAGGGCAATTTTTTAAAGCTCGAGGAATTTGTGAAGGCTACATTAGCCACCAAGAAAAAGGTTCTTCAGGATTTGGCTATGATTCTTTATTTCTAAAATATGATTATAAACACACATTTGCTGAACTATCTGAAGAAGTAAAAAATCAAGTTTCTCATAGAGCCAAGGCTTTACAAAAACTTACTCCTTATTTGCAAAATTTACTTGAATCTTCCTTAGTCTTTAGGAGTTAA
- a CDS encoding LysM peptidoglycan-binding domain-containing protein has product MDVNKISSLFLGVFFAILGTTPGCAAGKSPSLQTLLAEIEDTSAKLLCYESEMQILVERLDEQDSKIQQLESIQPEVIARKIKQLETEQKTLAKTLSILTTSVKDIQSALQQKLEVIQKDYKTLSQDIRLLRQSLLALVDGSSETYPDFSEAIPSHIHIVQPGENLGKIATKYKISVEELKKLNKLSSDVIYVNQRLCLPKNKK; this is encoded by the coding sequence ATGGACGTTAATAAAATTAGTTCTTTATTCCTAGGAGTATTCTTTGCCATCCTAGGGACCACTCCTGGATGTGCAGCAGGGAAAAGTCCTTCTTTGCAAACTCTTCTCGCTGAAATTGAAGATACTTCTGCTAAATTGCTATGTTATGAATCTGAAATGCAAATTTTGGTAGAGCGTTTGGATGAACAAGATTCTAAAATTCAACAGCTGGAGTCGATACAACCCGAAGTAATTGCGCGTAAAATTAAACAATTAGAAACAGAACAGAAAACATTAGCAAAAACTCTTAGCATATTGACAACATCAGTAAAAGACATCCAATCTGCTTTACAACAAAAACTTGAAGTCATTCAAAAAGACTATAAAACTCTTTCTCAAGATATCCGTCTTTTACGGCAATCCCTGCTTGCTCTTGTCGATGGTTCTTCCGAAACCTATCCTGATTTTTCTGAAGCTATTCCCTCTCATATTCATATCGTACAACCCGGAGAAAACCTAGGAAAGATAGCCACGAAATACAAAATATCTGTTGAAGAATTAAAAAAACTTAATAAATTATCTTCTGATGTTATTTATGTTAATCAAAGGCTCTGTTTACCAAAGAATAAGAAATAA
- a CDS encoding peroxiredoxin, whose protein sequence is MESLLIGKSAPDFTAHAVVNGEVQTISLADYRGKYVVLFFYPKDFTYVCPTELHAFQTALAEFHSRGAEVLGCSVDDIDTHQRWLNTDKKVGGVRGITYPLLSDVGGELSRLYGVLDSVSGLSFRGCFLIDKEGIIRHLVINDLFLGRSIDEEIRVLDALIFFENHGLVCPANWQQGQRAMAPNEEGLKEYFGTID, encoded by the coding sequence ATGGAATCATTGTTGATTGGAAAGTCTGCTCCGGATTTTACTGCCCATGCCGTAGTTAACGGTGAAGTACAAACAATTTCATTGGCTGATTATCGTGGTAAATACGTGGTACTTTTCTTTTATCCTAAGGATTTTACTTATGTGTGTCCTACAGAACTTCACGCCTTTCAAACTGCTTTAGCAGAATTTCATAGTCGAGGTGCTGAGGTTTTAGGTTGTTCTGTAGATGATATAGATACTCACCAGCGTTGGCTGAATACGGATAAAAAAGTCGGGGGTGTTCGAGGAATCACCTATCCACTACTTTCTGATGTCGGTGGCGAGCTTTCCCGACTTTATGGTGTTTTAGATAGTGTATCGGGATTATCTTTTCGGGGATGCTTTCTAATTGATAAAGAAGGAATTATCCGACATTTGGTTATCAATGATTTATTTTTAGGTCGTTCTATAGATGAGGAAATACGGGTTTTGGATGCTCTTATTTTCTTTGAAAATCATGGTTTAGTTTGTCCTGCGAATTGGCAGCAGGGACAAAGAGCAATGGCTCCCAATGAAGAAGGATTGAAAGAGTATTTTGGGACGATAGATTAA
- the groEL gene encoding chaperonin GroEL, with protein MSRVFKSHLDGLSALYRGVRALANATVTTLGPQGAHVVIKKERSHPYITKHGASIAKELQLSDAFENMGLKLAREVALQTDMHVGDGSTTAIVLTESLFALGLQGIARGLDPLEIKQGIVLAGDKILEELTKLALPVQTSKDVVSVATTAANNDPMLGQLAADVIANIGIEGEYFIEKSPTLQTTIHTCVSLGLHSGYLSSYFVTHPETMEVIYEDAYVLLCNQTLSYANQDFICFLEKVAQEKKLPLIIVAANIDPQLLSVLIVNKLKGSFPLCAITIPEQGEMCKQILEDITVVTGATLIDSFLGMSLSTADITVLGKVEKVIISEKKTAFFHGLGESTIIAEHIAHVHQQIQSNPSKEERVILEKRLSRLSGKKIRVSLGSTTEDEFKEKKIHLIHALQAVKAACREGYLPGGGVALFRAAERIQVPEKISPGVAYGYTCLIQSMRAPFTAMITNCGKLPTTLLDTLIEHPDPCFGYNGMTHAVENVISSGICDAFSVVKFVLKYSISIACLLLTSSLFIVDSSGEVQDGSLGDTSAQREE; from the coding sequence GTGTCTAGAGTATTTAAAAGTCATTTAGATGGACTAAGTGCATTGTATCGCGGTGTGAGGGCCTTAGCGAATGCTACGGTAACTACTTTAGGTCCTCAAGGTGCTCATGTTGTCATCAAAAAAGAACGTTCACATCCCTACATTACGAAACACGGGGCTTCAATAGCTAAGGAACTCCAGTTGTCTGATGCATTTGAAAATATGGGCTTGAAACTTGCTAGAGAAGTTGCTCTACAGACAGATATGCATGTAGGTGATGGATCAACAACAGCAATTGTTTTAACAGAATCTTTATTTGCTTTAGGTTTGCAGGGTATTGCTCGTGGTTTAGACCCTTTAGAAATCAAGCAAGGCATCGTTCTTGCTGGAGATAAAATCTTAGAAGAATTAACAAAGCTCGCACTTCCTGTACAGACGTCTAAAGATGTTGTTTCTGTCGCAACTACGGCAGCAAATAATGATCCAATGTTAGGGCAGCTAGCTGCTGATGTTATTGCGAACATAGGGATAGAGGGAGAATATTTTATAGAAAAAAGCCCGACACTTCAAACTACGATACATACATGTGTTTCTTTGGGATTACATTCAGGGTACCTATCTTCCTATTTTGTTACTCATCCTGAAACCATGGAAGTTATTTATGAAGATGCTTACGTGCTTTTATGTAATCAGACTCTTTCTTATGCAAATCAGGATTTTATTTGTTTTTTAGAGAAGGTTGCTCAAGAAAAAAAACTTCCTTTAATTATTGTTGCTGCAAATATTGATCCCCAATTGCTATCAGTTTTAATTGTAAATAAACTTAAAGGTTCTTTTCCTTTGTGTGCTATAACCATCCCGGAACAGGGAGAGATGTGTAAGCAAATTTTGGAGGACATTACTGTTGTTACGGGAGCAACTCTTATTGATAGTTTTTTAGGAATGTCTTTAAGTACTGCGGATATAACTGTTCTCGGGAAGGTAGAGAAAGTAATTATTTCTGAAAAGAAAACAGCTTTTTTCCATGGTTTGGGAGAGAGCACGATTATTGCAGAGCATATTGCTCATGTGCATCAACAAATACAAAGCAATCCTTCAAAAGAAGAGCGTGTGATTTTAGAAAAACGCTTATCGCGATTGAGTGGGAAAAAAATACGAGTTTCTTTAGGTTCTACAACAGAAGATGAATTTAAAGAAAAAAAAATACACTTGATTCATGCTTTGCAAGCAGTAAAGGCAGCATGCCGCGAAGGCTATCTTCCCGGAGGTGGTGTTGCTTTATTTCGAGCTGCTGAGCGTATCCAAGTTCCTGAGAAGATATCCCCGGGAGTCGCTTATGGTTATACATGTCTGATACAATCCATGAGAGCTCCTTTCACAGCTATGATCACAAATTGTGGGAAACTTCCAACGACACTTTTAGATACTTTAATAGAGCATCCGGACCCTTGTTTTGGCTATAACGGGATGACGCATGCGGTAGAAAATGTTATTTCTTCTGGAATATGCGATGCTTTTTCTGTGGTGAAATTTGTTTTGAAATACTCTATTTCTATAGCATGTTTACTTTTGACAAGTTCATTATTTATTGTAGACTCTTCCGGTGAAGTTCAAGACGGGTCTCTTGGAGATACTTCTGCCCAGAGAGAAGAGTAG
- a CDS encoding OmpA family protein, with translation MKQQYLRFCIWLLALFSLSSCCYPCGDFDVVCQTCQNSKKKKQHACAFVPLYSDDEINQNLVNTYDSKAEQLYKTSSSTVAFRNITFATDSYTIKGEENLAILSSLVRHMQKSPKITLYIEGHTDERGAASYNLALGARRANAVKQHLIKQGISPERLFTISYGKERPICLSHDELAWQQNRRTEFKVHGR, from the coding sequence ATGAAACAACAATATTTACGCTTTTGCATTTGGCTACTGGCCCTCTTTTCTTTATCTTCATGTTGCTATCCTTGCGGTGACTTCGATGTTGTCTGTCAAACTTGCCAGAATTCTAAAAAGAAAAAACAACACGCATGCGCGTTTGTTCCTCTATACTCAGATGATGAAATCAACCAAAATCTTGTAAATACTTACGATTCAAAAGCAGAACAATTATATAAAACTAGTAGTAGTACAGTAGCATTTCGCAATATTACCTTTGCAACGGACAGCTACACCATTAAAGGTGAAGAAAATTTAGCTATTCTATCTAGTCTTGTTCGTCACATGCAAAAATCTCCAAAAATAACCTTATACATCGAAGGTCATACAGATGAACGTGGAGCTGCATCGTATAACCTTGCTCTAGGAGCTCGAAGAGCTAATGCTGTTAAACAACACTTAATCAAACAAGGCATCTCTCCCGAACGCCTATTTACCATTTCTTATGGAAAGGAGCGCCCCATCTGTCTTTCGCATGATGAGCTCGCTTGGCAACAAAATCGTCGTACGGAATTTAAAGTGCATGGACGTTAA
- the ung gene encoding uracil-DNA glycosylase — protein sequence MQDAFTMDQLPMSWQVQLKDTWSQPYMYQLKEFLLSEYSQTTIYPAKENIFAALKSTPFDSVRIVILGQDPYPGEGQAHGLSFSVPTGVRLPPSLVNIFRELHTDLGIENTTGCLQSWADQGVLLLNTVLTVRAGSPFSHAGRGWEYFTDAIITKLIENRSHIIFVLWGSAARKKCNLLFRSSHKHAILAAPHPSPLSAHRGFFGCSHFSKINYLLKKLNKPMINWKLP from the coding sequence CAACCTTATATGTATCAGCTTAAAGAATTTTTACTATCAGAATATTCTCAAACTACTATATACCCAGCTAAAGAAAATATTTTTGCAGCCTTAAAAAGTACACCATTTGACTCAGTACGCATTGTGATTCTTGGGCAAGATCCCTACCCTGGAGAAGGACAGGCGCATGGACTCAGTTTTAGCGTCCCTACAGGAGTACGTCTTCCTCCTTCGCTCGTCAATATTTTCCGTGAATTACATACCGATTTAGGGATTGAAAATACTACAGGTTGTTTACAGTCTTGGGCAGACCAAGGAGTTTTATTATTAAATACTGTATTAACTGTTCGTGCGGGATCTCCTTTTTCTCATGCAGGCCGGGGATGGGAATATTTTACAGATGCCATTATTACGAAGCTTATTGAAAATCGATCGCATATTATTTTTGTTTTATGGGGAAGTGCAGCAAGGAAAAAATGCAATTTATTGTTTCGCTCTTCTCATAAACATGCCATTTTAGCTGCTCCTCATCCTTCTCCTTTATCGGCACATCGTGGTTTTTTTGGGTGTTCGCACTTTTCAAAAATTAATTACCTGCTTAAAAAGCTAAATAAACCTATGATTAACTGGAAGCTCCCATGA